The Nitrospiraceae bacterium genome window below encodes:
- the trpE gene encoding anthranilate synthase component I: MAGNKQPYSLSLDQFRALAAEGNLIPLYREILADYETPVSAFAKIDHGPTAYLLESVAGGENWARYSFLGSGSAAVIHEQKGDLVLTRGKKTIRIQSRGNPLARLQELMEEYRPVTVPGLPRFVGGAVGFFGYDMVRTFEELSARRKESVGFPDFAFLLTDTLLIFDNVSQKIKVVANAYLESNKERDVREAYRHATARIEKMIARLKRPAKRLRPKQRRKPITFTSNMSKADFEKMVVRTKEYIRAGDIVQAVLSQRWETQIHTTPFQLYRALRVINPSPYMYYLRIAGVELVGSSPETLVRCEDGKVSLRPIAGTRRRGQTPEEDEQLGRRLLADEKERAEHVMLVDLGRNDVGRVAKRGTVTVDSLMQVERYSHVMHIVSQVTGDLDEGKTSYDVLRACFPAGTVSGAPKIRAMQIIEELEPTRRGPYAGAVGYFSFSGNMDMCINIRTVVIKGRQAYIQAGAGIVADSNPEHEYEETCNKARAMMKAIEQAEQGLE, encoded by the coding sequence ATGGCCGGTAACAAGCAACCCTATTCATTGAGCCTGGATCAATTCCGGGCCCTGGCGGCGGAAGGGAACTTGATTCCGTTGTATCGGGAGATTTTGGCGGACTATGAGACGCCGGTGTCGGCGTTCGCCAAGATCGATCATGGCCCCACGGCCTATTTGCTGGAAAGCGTGGCGGGTGGGGAGAATTGGGCGCGCTATTCGTTCTTGGGCAGCGGGTCCGCCGCCGTCATCCACGAGCAGAAGGGTGACCTGGTTCTGACGCGCGGAAAGAAGACGATCCGTATTCAAAGCCGCGGCAATCCGTTGGCGCGGCTGCAAGAGTTGATGGAAGAGTATCGGCCGGTGACCGTCCCGGGGCTGCCGCGTTTCGTCGGCGGCGCCGTCGGTTTTTTCGGCTACGACATGGTGCGGACGTTCGAAGAGCTGTCGGCGCGCCGCAAGGAAAGCGTCGGCTTCCCGGACTTCGCGTTCCTGCTGACCGACACTCTGCTGATCTTCGACAACGTTTCGCAGAAAATCAAAGTCGTTGCGAACGCCTATCTGGAATCGAACAAGGAGCGCGACGTCCGCGAGGCCTACCGCCACGCCACCGCCCGGATCGAAAAGATGATCGCGCGGTTGAAGCGTCCGGCCAAGCGCCTGCGTCCGAAGCAGCGGCGCAAGCCGATCACCTTCACCTCCAACATGAGCAAGGCCGATTTCGAGAAGATGGTCGTGCGGACCAAGGAGTACATCCGCGCGGGAGACATCGTTCAGGCCGTGCTCTCGCAGCGCTGGGAGACGCAGATCCACACGACGCCGTTTCAGCTCTATCGCGCGTTGCGGGTCATCAATCCTTCGCCCTACATGTATTACTTGCGAATCGCCGGGGTTGAATTGGTCGGGTCGTCGCCCGAGACTTTGGTGCGCTGCGAGGACGGCAAGGTGTCGCTCCGTCCGATCGCCGGGACGAGACGACGGGGGCAAACGCCGGAGGAAGACGAGCAACTCGGGCGCCGCCTGTTGGCCGACGAGAAAGAACGGGCCGAACACGTCATGCTGGTGGACTTGGGGCGCAACGACGTGGGGCGAGTGGCGAAGCGCGGCACCGTTACGGTCGATTCACTGATGCAAGTCGAGCGGTATTCCCACGTGATGCACATCGTGTCACAGGTCACAGGCGACCTCGACGAAGGTAAGACGTCCTACGATGTGTTGCGTGCCTGTTTTCCCGCCGGCACCGTGTCCGGCGCGCCGAAGATCCGCGCGATGCAAATCATCGAAGAACTGGAACCGACCAGGCGCGGGCCCTATGCCGGCGCGGTCGGTTACTTCAGTTTTTCCGGAAACATGGACATGTGCATCAACATCCGCACAGTCGTGATCAAGGGCCGGCAAGCCTATATCCAGGCCGGCGCCGGCATCGTGGCGGACTCGAACCCCGAACATGAATACGAGGAAACCTGCAACAAGGCCCGCGCGATGATGAAGGCGATCGAACAGGCGGAGCAGGGGCTGGAATAG
- the trpA gene encoding tryptophan synthase subunit alpha → MNRLDQTFSRLQDKREKALIAYIMAGDPSLQETEQLVLELERAGADVIELGVPFSDPIADGPVIQKAAERALRSGTTLRKILQSVKSLRAQTQIPIVLMAYYNNIHAFGEADFCRKAAEAGVDGLIVPDMPPDEAGPLRKPADEAGVHLIFLLAPTSTASRRDYVAKQSGGFVYYVSITGITGGKLDDVPDVAANVAKIKKVTKTPVAVGFGVATPEDAARVGKIADGVIVGSAIVRRVAEHGQDSRLVPQVGAFVRSLKAAMQPAQA, encoded by the coding sequence ATGAATCGCTTAGATCAGACTTTCAGCCGATTGCAGGACAAACGCGAGAAGGCCTTGATTGCCTACATCATGGCGGGCGATCCTTCGCTCCAGGAGACGGAACAGCTGGTGCTTGAATTGGAGCGTGCCGGCGCCGACGTGATCGAGCTGGGCGTGCCCTTTTCCGATCCGATTGCAGACGGGCCGGTCATTCAGAAGGCGGCGGAGCGTGCGCTGCGCAGCGGGACGACGCTGCGGAAGATTCTTCAATCAGTGAAATCCCTGCGCGCTCAAACCCAGATTCCGATCGTCCTGATGGCCTACTACAACAATATCCACGCGTTCGGCGAGGCGGATTTTTGCCGAAAGGCTGCCGAGGCAGGTGTGGACGGGCTGATCGTCCCGGATATGCCCCCGGACGAGGCGGGACCGCTGCGCAAGCCGGCCGACGAGGCGGGAGTGCATTTGATATTTCTCTTAGCCCCGACCAGCACGGCCTCCCGCCGAGATTATGTGGCGAAGCAGTCGGGCGGCTTCGTGTACTACGTATCGATCACCGGCATTACCGGCGGGAAACTGGACGATGTGCCGGATGTGGCGGCGAACGTCGCGAAAATCAAGAAAGTGACCAAGACCCCGGTGGCCGTGGGATTCGGTGTGGCCACTCCCGAGGATGCCGCCCGGGTGGGCAAGATCGCGGACGGCGTCATCGTCGGCAGTGCGATCGTGCGGCGTGTGGCCGAACATGGACAGGATAGCCGGTTGGTGCCACAGGTCGGCGCCTTCGTGCGTTCGCTCAAGGCGGCCATGCAACCGGCACAGGCATGA
- a CDS encoding phosphoribosylanthranilate isomerase, which translates to MSIKVKICGITNEQDAAVAVESGADALGFVFHKKSPRCAEAATVKAIIRGLPPFVIPVGVFVNEDAKVVRDVMDDCGLALAQLHGDEPATYCELLGRPALKAIRLKDRRSFLALAEFKGRAQVRGFVVDAFSPDAYGGTGQVTDWSLAAEAAAAAPVLLAGGLTPENVAQAIRQVRPYGVDVSSGVEASPGRKDHGKVRAFLAAARLVT; encoded by the coding sequence ATGTCGATCAAGGTCAAGATTTGCGGGATCACGAACGAGCAGGACGCGGCGGTGGCGGTCGAGTCCGGCGCCGATGCGCTGGGTTTCGTCTTCCATAAGAAGAGTCCCCGCTGTGCAGAGGCGGCGACGGTCAAGGCGATTATCCGGGGGCTGCCGCCGTTCGTCATTCCGGTCGGGGTCTTCGTCAACGAGGACGCCAAGGTCGTGCGGGATGTGATGGACGACTGCGGCCTGGCGTTGGCGCAGTTGCACGGCGATGAGCCGGCGACCTACTGTGAACTGCTCGGTCGTCCGGCCCTCAAGGCCATTCGGTTGAAAGATCGGCGATCGTTCCTGGCATTGGCCGAGTTCAAGGGCCGCGCGCAGGTTCGGGGTTTCGTGGTGGACGCGTTTTCTCCCGATGCCTACGGCGGCACCGGCCAGGTGACGGATTGGAGTCTGGCGGCGGAGGCCGCCGCTGCCGCGCCCGTGTTGTTGGCCGGCGGGCTTACACCCGAAAACGTCGCGCAGGCGATCAGGCAGGTGCGCCCCTACGGCGTGGACGTGAGCAGCGGCGTCGAGGCTTCGCCGGGACGGAAAGACCACGGGAAAGTGCGGGCGTTTCTCGCCGCGGCGCGACTTGTCACCTAG
- the ligA gene encoding NAD-dependent DNA ligase LigA has protein sequence MSRTDAAARIAELRKEISRHDHLYYTKDKPEISDAEYDRLFRELVDLEAAHPDLVSPDSPTQRVGGAPLDELTKIAHVKPMLSLDSIIEQGEVLAFDNRMKRELETAQVAYTVEPKFDGLSVELVYEQGRFLRGATRGDGSIGEDVTVNLRTIRNLPLQLISASSPPAQLVVRGEVYMKLDEFQHLNRRMTERGEEAFANPRNAAAGSLRQLDSRITASRPLTITCYDIMALAGPAPATHWDELEALAGWGLPVPEHRRRCQSIDEVLEFHRATDATREQLPFEIDGIVVKLDRRDWQDRLGSKSRSPRWAIAYKFAPRKEITVIQDIAVSVGRTGTLTPLALLKPVEVGGVTISRATLHNADEVARKDVRVGDTVKVERAGDVIPAIAERVPVPGEERNQPFQMPDHCPVCGSAVAREGAYYYCTGQTACMAQLKGAIEHFASKSAMNIDGLGKKTVAQLVDQGLARDLSDLYALSKEQLLTLEGFADRSATLLIESIERSKGATLDRFLMGLGIRQVGQHIARVLAKQFGSLPRLMEASQEQLLEVREIGPEISASLASFFSEDRNRRVIARLFERGLRIAVQESPAAASQTLSGKTFVFTGGLSGYSRDQAKQLVESRGGQVSSSVSKKTSYVVVGTEPGSKLEQAQKLGVKILTESDFTDLLKPD, from the coding sequence ATGTCACGCACCGACGCCGCCGCGCGTATTGCCGAACTGCGAAAAGAGATCTCCCGCCACGATCACCTTTATTACACGAAGGACAAACCGGAGATCTCCGATGCCGAGTACGACCGGCTCTTTCGTGAACTGGTCGACCTTGAGGCTGCCCATCCGGACCTCGTCTCGCCCGACTCACCCACCCAACGGGTCGGCGGAGCACCGCTCGATGAGCTGACCAAGATCGCGCACGTCAAACCCATGCTCAGTCTCGACTCGATCATAGAACAGGGCGAGGTGCTGGCGTTCGACAATCGCATGAAGCGCGAACTCGAAACCGCACAGGTTGCCTATACCGTGGAGCCGAAATTCGATGGACTGTCCGTAGAACTCGTCTACGAGCAGGGTCGGTTCCTGCGCGGAGCCACCCGCGGAGACGGATCGATCGGGGAAGATGTGACCGTCAACCTGCGGACGATTCGAAACCTGCCGCTGCAACTCATATCGGCCTCGTCTCCACCGGCGCAACTGGTCGTGCGCGGAGAGGTCTACATGAAGTTGGATGAATTTCAGCACCTGAACCGTCGGATGACGGAACGGGGCGAGGAAGCCTTCGCCAATCCACGGAACGCTGCAGCCGGATCATTGCGCCAGCTGGACAGCCGCATCACCGCCTCGCGGCCGCTGACGATCACCTGTTACGACATCATGGCCCTGGCTGGGCCGGCGCCCGCCACGCATTGGGACGAACTCGAAGCCTTGGCAGGCTGGGGCCTCCCGGTTCCCGAACACCGCCGGCGCTGCCAATCCATCGATGAGGTCCTCGAGTTCCATCGCGCCACTGATGCCACGCGAGAGCAACTCCCCTTCGAGATCGACGGGATCGTCGTCAAGCTGGACCGTCGCGACTGGCAGGATCGACTAGGCAGCAAATCCCGTAGCCCCCGCTGGGCCATCGCTTACAAATTCGCGCCCCGCAAGGAGATCACTGTCATCCAAGACATTGCCGTATCGGTCGGACGCACCGGGACGCTCACCCCCCTCGCTCTATTGAAGCCGGTTGAAGTCGGCGGCGTGACGATCAGCCGAGCCACGCTGCACAATGCGGACGAGGTGGCGAGAAAAGACGTGCGCGTCGGAGACACCGTGAAAGTGGAGCGGGCCGGCGACGTCATTCCCGCAATTGCGGAACGGGTGCCGGTGCCGGGAGAGGAGCGAAACCAACCGTTTCAGATGCCGGATCATTGCCCGGTCTGCGGTTCAGCGGTGGCTCGGGAAGGCGCTTACTACTACTGCACCGGCCAAACAGCCTGCATGGCGCAGCTCAAAGGCGCCATCGAGCACTTCGCGTCCAAGAGCGCGATGAACATCGACGGGTTGGGGAAAAAGACCGTCGCACAGTTGGTCGACCAAGGCCTCGCGCGGGACCTGTCCGACCTCTATGCGCTCTCGAAGGAGCAACTGTTGACCTTGGAAGGGTTTGCCGATCGCTCCGCGACGCTGCTGATCGAGTCGATTGAGCGCAGCAAGGGCGCGACGTTGGACCGGTTTCTCATGGGACTGGGCATCCGCCAGGTGGGCCAGCATATCGCCCGCGTCCTCGCCAAACAATTCGGTTCGTTGCCCCGCCTCATGGAAGCGTCGCAGGAGCAACTCCTCGAGGTGCGTGAGATCGGACCGGAGATTTCCGCGAGCCTGGCCTCGTTCTTCAGCGAGGACCGAAATCGTCGGGTGATCGCGCGGCTGTTCGAGCGGGGCTTACGGATTGCGGTCCAGGAGAGCCCGGCTGCTGCGAGCCAGACCCTCTCCGGAAAGACCTTCGTGTTCACCGGCGGACTGTCCGGCTACAGCCGCGACCAAGCCAAACAACTCGTGGAGTCCCGCGGCGGCCAGGTCTCCTCCAGTGTCAGCAAGAAAACATCCTATGTCGTGGTGGGGACGGAACCGGGATCGAAGTTGGAGCAGGCGCAGAAACTAGGCGTGAAGATCCTGACCGAGTCGGACTTTACCGATCTCCTGAAACCTGACTGA
- a CDS encoding AAA family ATPase, translating to MPPLSQPAAGRTVQIDGVTLHLARPMTSAQDWIGNREILKQLLACWLVIDPRDLPLSPRITGQPGIGKTTLAMAGARERKQDLYIFQCTADTRPEDLLVTPVLAESGTITYHASPLVTAVLTGSICVLDEGNRMNEKSWASLASLLDHRRCVESIVASILIHAHEDFRCCVTMNEDASTYEVPDYILSRLQPTLGMGFPTREDELAILKYHLPFAPTDMLALTVEFLQEAHRLSLDYSVRDGIHLLQYALKRRAQDPTHPLAADEAWREALIKVLGEEALDLPTQSRRRKRALGDQALPQGMGDFFFETDDPLHPDR from the coding sequence ATGCCTCCACTGTCGCAACCGGCCGCCGGACGGACGGTCCAAATCGACGGCGTGACGCTCCATCTGGCTCGGCCGATGACCTCAGCCCAAGATTGGATCGGCAATCGCGAGATTCTCAAGCAACTGCTGGCCTGCTGGCTGGTGATCGATCCGCGCGATTTGCCGCTCTCGCCCAGAATTACGGGGCAACCGGGCATCGGCAAGACGACGCTCGCAATGGCCGGGGCCCGCGAGCGCAAGCAGGACCTCTATATTTTTCAATGCACCGCCGATACGAGGCCGGAGGATCTGCTGGTCACGCCCGTGCTGGCTGAATCCGGCACAATTACCTACCACGCCTCGCCGCTGGTGACCGCCGTGCTCACGGGGAGCATCTGCGTCCTGGACGAAGGCAACCGCATGAACGAGAAGAGCTGGGCCTCCCTGGCCTCGCTGTTGGACCACCGGCGCTGTGTGGAATCCATCGTCGCCAGCATCCTCATCCATGCCCATGAAGACTTCCGTTGCTGCGTCACCATGAACGAAGATGCCTCCACCTATGAGGTGCCGGACTACATCCTGTCCCGCCTCCAGCCGACCCTGGGCATGGGCTTCCCGACGAGAGAAGACGAGCTGGCGATCCTGAAATACCACCTGCCCTTCGCGCCGACGGACATGTTGGCCCTGACGGTGGAGTTTCTCCAGGAGGCTCACCGGCTAAGCCTCGACTATTCCGTACGAGACGGCATCCATTTGCTCCAATACGCGTTGAAGCGCCGCGCGCAGGACCCGACTCATCCGTTGGCCGCCGACGAGGCCTGGCGCGAGGCGCTCATCAAAGTGTTGGGCGAAGAGGCGCTGGATCTTCCGACGCAATCGCGCCGCCGTAAACGCGCGCTCGGCGATCAGGCCCTGCCGCAAGGGATGGGCGATTTCTTTTTTGAAACCGACGATCCTCTACACCCCGACCGCTGA
- the trpD gene encoding anthranilate phosphoribosyltransferase translates to MIKDAISKLADRIALSEKEAEEVMGEIMDGSATSAQIAGYLMGLRMKGETVEEIAGSVRAMRARALKIRVADRKVVDTCGTGGDRANTFNISTTAAFVVAGAGLTVAKHGNRSVSSKSGSADVLAALGVRIDLPADRVADCVNEVGIGFLFAPLYHSAMKHCAAPRQELGIRTLLNILGPLTNPAGAGLQVVGVFDPGLTELLAKVLVHLGSQRCFIVHGMDGLDEITLTDRTRISEGKAGVVSSYFVEPKEFGLTRVAPKALLGGTAEDNAGIARDILQGRKGPQRDIVCLNAAPAIVAGGKAATLQEGFAVAQRAIDAGAAMEKLDRLIAFTKKA, encoded by the coding sequence ATGATCAAAGACGCCATCAGTAAGCTTGCCGATCGAATCGCCCTCTCCGAAAAAGAGGCCGAAGAGGTCATGGGCGAAATCATGGATGGCAGCGCCACCTCCGCTCAAATCGCCGGCTATCTCATGGGATTGCGGATGAAGGGGGAGACGGTCGAGGAGATTGCCGGGTCCGTGCGGGCAATGCGGGCCCGTGCCTTGAAGATCCGGGTCGCCGACCGCAAGGTGGTCGATACGTGCGGCACCGGCGGCGACCGAGCAAATACCTTCAACATTTCCACGACGGCCGCCTTCGTGGTCGCTGGGGCGGGCCTCACGGTCGCGAAGCACGGCAACCGGTCCGTCTCGTCCAAGTCCGGCAGCGCCGACGTACTGGCGGCACTGGGAGTCAGGATCGACTTGCCGGCGGATCGAGTGGCCGACTGCGTCAATGAGGTCGGGATCGGCTTCCTGTTTGCGCCGCTCTACCACAGCGCGATGAAACATTGCGCGGCGCCTCGTCAGGAGTTGGGGATTCGCACCCTGCTGAACATTCTCGGCCCGCTGACCAATCCGGCCGGCGCGGGGCTTCAGGTCGTCGGCGTGTTCGACCCGGGGCTGACCGAGCTGCTCGCGAAAGTACTCGTGCATCTGGGCTCCCAACGTTGCTTCATCGTCCACGGTATGGATGGGCTGGATGAAATCACGCTGACCGACCGTACTCGGATCTCCGAAGGCAAGGCTGGGGTGGTCTCGAGCTACTTCGTCGAGCCCAAGGAATTTGGGTTGACCAGAGTCGCTCCGAAGGCGTTGCTGGGCGGAACGGCGGAGGACAACGCAGGTATCGCCAGGGACATCTTGCAGGGACGCAAGGGGCCGCAACGCGACATCGTGTGTCTCAATGCCGCACCTGCCATCGTGGCCGGCGGCAAGGCCGCGACGCTGCAGGAGGGATTTGCCGTTGCGCAACGGGCGATCGACGCCGGCGCCGCCATGGAAAAACTCGACAGGCTCATCGCATTTACCAAGAAGGCCTAG
- the trpC gene encoding indole-3-glycerol phosphate synthase TrpC, whose product MILDRIIEHKKAEIRHKNSRGYLSELKAKIRDAAPVMGFAVTLDATRRPDRPAIIAEVKKASPSLGLLRPEFEERFEPVKIASAYREHGAAAVSVLTDKDFFKGSLEYLAAVKQQVGLPALNKEFMVSDIQFYEARAHGADAILLIVAALEKRQLIDFAALAKELALDVLVETHHERELDVVLEWLPDVRLIGINNRDLKTFSTDLGVTQRLAKRIPADKLIVSESGIHKRADVLRLIECGAHAMLIGESLIRADDIGKKIQELLGEDTKKEEA is encoded by the coding sequence GTGATTCTCGACCGTATCATCGAACATAAGAAAGCCGAAATTCGCCACAAGAACAGCCGCGGCTATCTGTCGGAGCTCAAGGCGAAGATCCGAGACGCCGCCCCGGTGATGGGGTTTGCCGTGACGCTGGATGCCACGCGGCGGCCGGATCGCCCGGCCATCATCGCGGAGGTGAAGAAGGCTTCCCCGAGCCTGGGACTCCTGCGCCCGGAGTTCGAGGAGCGGTTCGAGCCGGTGAAGATCGCCTCGGCGTATCGGGAACACGGCGCCGCTGCGGTCTCGGTCCTGACCGATAAGGATTTCTTCAAGGGCAGCTTGGAATACCTTGCGGCCGTCAAGCAGCAGGTGGGGCTGCCGGCGCTGAACAAGGAGTTCATGGTCTCGGACATCCAATTCTACGAGGCCCGCGCGCATGGAGCCGATGCTATTCTCCTCATCGTCGCGGCCTTGGAGAAGCGTCAACTGATCGACTTTGCCGCGCTGGCGAAGGAATTGGCCCTCGACGTGTTGGTCGAAACGCACCATGAGCGTGAGTTGGACGTTGTGCTCGAGTGGTTGCCGGACGTACGGTTGATCGGCATCAACAATCGCGATCTCAAAACCTTTTCAACCGACCTGGGCGTAACGCAGCGGCTCGCCAAGCGGATCCCCGCCGACAAATTGATCGTGAGCGAAAGCGGCATCCATAAGCGCGCCGACGTGCTACGGCTGATCGAATGCGGCGCGCACGCCATGCTGATCGGGGAGTCGTTGATCCGCGCCGACGATATCGGGAAGAAGATTCAGGAACTGCTGGGCGAGGACACCAAGAAGGAGGAGGCATGA
- the trpB gene encoding tryptophan synthase subunit beta has product MALPDRHGRFGQYGGRYVPETLMPALLELDAVYEKARRDKRFQVEFKHYLKEYVGRPTPLYFAQRLTKRLGGAKIYLKREDLCHTGAHKINNAIGQALLAKRMNKPRLIAETGAGQHGVATATVAAMFGLRCEIYMGTEDMERQALNVFRMRLLGATVTGVDAGSRTLKDAISEAMRDWTTNVRNTHYVLGSVLGAHPYPMMIRDFQSVIGREARKQILKLEGRLPDRLIACVGGGSNAMGLFYAFVPDKKVQLVGVEAAGLGVESGKHAARFAGGRPGVLQGTMTYLLQDENGQVNLTHSVSAGLDYAAVGPEHAHLKDLNRAQYTSATDDEALAAFDLLAREEGIVPALESAHAIAEVVKVAPRMKKSQIIVANLSGRGDKDVQQVARIKGVTL; this is encoded by the coding sequence ATGGCATTACCGGATCGACACGGACGGTTTGGACAATACGGCGGGCGCTATGTCCCGGAAACGCTCATGCCGGCGCTCCTGGAGTTGGACGCCGTCTATGAGAAAGCTCGTCGCGACAAGCGGTTCCAGGTCGAGTTCAAACATTACCTGAAGGAATACGTCGGTCGTCCGACGCCGCTCTACTTCGCCCAACGGCTGACCAAAAGACTCGGCGGGGCGAAAATCTATCTCAAGCGCGAAGACCTCTGTCATACCGGCGCGCACAAGATCAACAACGCCATCGGGCAGGCCCTGCTGGCAAAGCGCATGAACAAGCCGCGGCTGATCGCCGAAACAGGCGCCGGCCAACACGGCGTCGCCACCGCGACCGTAGCGGCCATGTTCGGTCTCCGCTGCGAAATCTACATGGGCACGGAAGACATGGAACGGCAGGCGCTCAATGTCTTTCGCATGCGATTGCTCGGCGCGACCGTCACCGGTGTCGACGCGGGCAGCCGGACTCTGAAGGATGCGATCAGCGAAGCGATGCGCGATTGGACGACGAACGTACGGAACACCCACTATGTGCTCGGCTCGGTGCTCGGGGCGCATCCCTATCCGATGATGATCCGCGACTTCCAATCGGTGATCGGCCGCGAGGCGCGCAAGCAGATCCTCAAGCTGGAGGGGCGGTTGCCGGATCGACTCATCGCCTGCGTCGGAGGCGGCAGCAACGCGATGGGGCTGTTCTATGCGTTCGTGCCGGACAAGAAGGTGCAGCTCGTGGGGGTTGAAGCAGCCGGACTCGGAGTGGAAAGCGGCAAACATGCCGCGCGCTTTGCGGGCGGTCGTCCGGGGGTTTTGCAAGGTACGATGACCTATCTACTGCAGGACGAGAACGGCCAGGTGAACCTCACGCATTCGGTGTCCGCCGGTTTGGACTATGCGGCGGTCGGACCGGAGCATGCCCACTTAAAAGATCTGAACCGCGCGCAATATACTTCGGCTACCGACGACGAGGCCTTGGCGGCGTTCGATCTGTTGGCCAGAGAAGAAGGCATCGTGCCGGCCTTGGAAAGCGCCCATGCCATCGCCGAAGTCGTGAAAGTGGCGCCCAGGATGAAGAAAAGCCAGATCATCGTGGCCAATCTCTCGGGCCGCGGCGACAAGGATGTGCAACAGGTAGCTAGGATCAAGGGAGTCACTCTATAA
- a CDS encoding LysM peptidoglycan-binding domain-containing protein yields MYDKHGRVIGTTMMKCGVMAAGLLFLSGCVMSEKYEAEKARSLNFQRLLAQEEKRSAELDSEVKRAKRELAEYEARNRELGAQVEAVRQQAAQIQDEAQAMKEAALLEKRAQEDMRRLTTVPKPKKAEKPAKSESLSPPTEPFADMKAEMKNDLSSDILDFKSDVKDKTKSALGEMETAGAEAAPAVGMTHTVKAGETLYRIGLKYHVSLDKLRKWNNLSKDQIEVGQKLIVSQP; encoded by the coding sequence ATGTACGACAAGCATGGACGAGTCATCGGCACCACCATGATGAAATGCGGCGTGATGGCGGCGGGGTTGTTGTTCCTCTCCGGTTGCGTCATGTCCGAAAAGTATGAAGCCGAGAAGGCGCGGAGCCTGAACTTTCAGCGGCTGCTCGCCCAGGAAGAAAAACGCAGCGCGGAGCTCGACAGCGAGGTCAAGCGCGCGAAGCGCGAACTGGCCGAGTACGAAGCGCGTAATCGGGAACTCGGCGCGCAGGTAGAAGCCGTGCGGCAGCAGGCGGCCCAGATTCAGGATGAAGCGCAGGCCATGAAGGAAGCCGCATTGCTGGAGAAGCGGGCACAGGAAGACATGCGGCGCTTGACGACGGTGCCGAAACCGAAGAAGGCTGAGAAGCCCGCCAAATCGGAGTCGCTCTCACCTCCCACCGAGCCGTTTGCGGATATGAAAGCGGAAATGAAGAACGACCTGTCGTCGGATATCCTGGATTTCAAGTCCGACGTGAAGGACAAGACCAAGTCGGCGCTCGGTGAAATGGAAACGGCGGGGGCTGAAGCCGCGCCGGCGGTCGGTATGACCCATACGGTCAAAGCCGGCGAGACGCTCTACCGGATCGGATTGAAATATCACGTGTCCCTCGACAAGTTGCGGAAGTGGAACAATCTCTCGAAGGACCAGATCGAGGTGGGGCAGAAACTGATCGTGAGCCAACCCTGA
- a CDS encoding aminodeoxychorismate/anthranilate synthase component II, producing MLLMIDNYDSFTYNLVQYFGELGEDVQVYRNNKITLQEIVDLKPSRIVISPGPCTPKEAGVSVETIRMFGGKLPLLGVCLGHQSLAVAFGGEVIRAERLMHGKTSMIRHDGKTIFRNLPNPFEATRYHSLIVNRKNLPDCFEISAETDAGEIMGMRHKTLGIEGVQFHPESILTTAGKDLLRNFLKL from the coding sequence ATGCTGCTCATGATCGACAACTACGACTCCTTTACCTACAACCTCGTCCAGTATTTCGGCGAGTTGGGTGAGGACGTGCAGGTCTACCGCAACAACAAGATCACGCTCCAAGAGATCGTCGATCTCAAGCCCAGCCGCATCGTGATCTCCCCCGGACCCTGTACGCCGAAGGAAGCGGGGGTGTCGGTCGAGACGATCCGCATGTTCGGGGGCAAGTTGCCGCTGCTGGGGGTGTGCCTGGGGCATCAATCGTTGGCGGTGGCCTTCGGCGGAGAGGTCATCCGCGCGGAGCGCCTCATGCACGGGAAGACGTCCATGATCCGTCACGACGGGAAGACGATATTCCGTAACCTGCCGAATCCCTTCGAAGCGACCCGCTACCATTCGTTGATCGTGAATCGGAAGAATCTTCCGGATTGTTTTGAGATCAGCGCCGAAACGGATGCGGGCGAGATCATGGGGATGCGGCATAAGACCCTCGGCATTGAGGGCGTGCAGTTCCATCCGGAATCGATCCTGACCACGGCGGGCAAAGATCTGCTCAGAAATTTCTTGAAGCTCTAG